The genomic window CCGATCACCATACCATTGCCGACAGCAACTTCGGATTGGGGATCGATATTATTGAACCTGGGTTTATGAACATGCTGAAGTACAGCTTTAAGAAAATGTTTTAATAGATGCTGGATGCTGGGAGCTGGAAGAGGGGTGATAGGAAACTTGAGTTTAAGGTAGGAGAGGGAAGCAAATTCAATATTAATAATGATTGATAATTGATGATCGATACTTCATCATTAGGTATAGTTTCGGCGGGTTTGCTTGCAAACCCGCCGAAACTTTTTTATCTGCTTTATTTCAAATTTAGAAATGGTAAATTTATTTTAAGTCTGTTAGATATTAAAAAGATAAAATTATCAATAGTGTCGGGCTTCAGCCCGATGTCATCATAACGGGTTTAAAATTTGGCTTTAGCCAAAACCTACTATAATTTGGCTAAAGCCGATCACCATACATCATAAAAAAAATGGGCTAAAGCCCATTTCTATTGATATTATAATTATTTCCTGGATAAATAAAATTTTTTCTAAAGAATAGTAAGAAATCTGTTGATGCAAAAGAATTTATGAAAACGGTCAATCGGAAAACTTCCATTTTCCAGCATCCATCTTCCAGCCCATGATTTACTCAGAAGCTTTTGGTGCCGGAATTCCCCTAAACTTCTGTTTGCCGATCAGGAGTTCAAAGAACAGCCGGAAATCTGAGATCAGAGACCATAATGGATATTTAAAAGTGGCGGGCCTGTTTTTCTCAACGACTGCATGGCTGAACCATGCAAATCCGTAGCCGAAGATCGGGACATACCAGAGGAAGCGTTCTTTTCCGGAAACGATAACATATCCGATCACAAAAAATACCAGCAGTGTTCCGATAAAATGAAAGATCCGGGTTCCCATTTTACTGTGCTCAGTTAAATAAAACTGATAGAATTCGTTAAATGTTTTTATTCTTTTAGCCATGATTATTTGTAATTTAAAGTTCCAATCATAAACGTCTTAGAAGCATTCAATGCCTTTGAGTTTTTAGTTAGTTCCTTTATTACACCTTCATTTCGAATGTAATTAGAATGAATAAAATAAATATCTTTGTTCTCACGGGTAATAAATCCCGTATGGAAATCCAGTCC from Chryseobacterium sp. SORGH_AS_0447 includes these protein-coding regions:
- a CDS encoding DUF962 domain-containing protein, which gives rise to MAKRIKTFNEFYQFYLTEHSKMGTRIFHFIGTLLVFFVIGYVIVSGKERFLWYVPIFGYGFAWFSHAVVEKNRPATFKYPLWSLISDFRLFFELLIGKQKFRGIPAPKASE